The Alteripontixanthobacter sp. genome has a window encoding:
- a CDS encoding alpha/beta fold hydrolase translates to MTEHSDQPPLPSGAPDTPEAAALTRRLALAMETNPEDVSSPSLWRLVAESEVVLEPLRRLGRTIDTAPAAHPQTVMLLPGFATHPVRMRYMAKQLEKAGHTVKRWGMGFNWGATQERLEALEHRLDDINLRYDQPVVLVGWSLGGLFARELAKLHPDKVAKVITMGSPFSGSMRANNAWRAYQFVTGHRVDRPPIDAHLHEKPPVETVALWSPRDGIVSPRSACGRDGERDRAIALRCSHLGFAYSPESIAAVLRELDSV, encoded by the coding sequence GTGACCGAACATAGCGACCAGCCGCCCCTGCCGTCAGGCGCGCCAGATACCCCGGAAGCAGCGGCACTGACCCGGCGCCTGGCGCTGGCGATGGAAACCAATCCGGAAGACGTTTCCAGCCCTTCGCTCTGGCGGCTGGTGGCTGAAAGCGAGGTTGTGCTCGAACCGCTGCGCCGGTTGGGTCGAACGATCGACACTGCTCCGGCGGCCCATCCGCAAACGGTAATGCTGCTGCCGGGCTTCGCCACCCACCCGGTGCGCATGCGCTACATGGCTAAGCAGCTCGAAAAGGCCGGGCATACGGTCAAGCGCTGGGGCATGGGCTTCAACTGGGGTGCTACGCAGGAACGGCTGGAGGCGCTGGAGCACCGGCTGGATGATATCAATTTGCGCTACGATCAGCCGGTTGTGCTGGTCGGATGGAGCCTGGGCGGATTATTCGCGCGCGAGCTGGCCAAGCTGCATCCGGACAAGGTTGCCAAGGTTATCACCATGGGCAGCCCTTTTTCGGGCAGTATGCGCGCCAACAATGCCTGGCGGGCCTATCAGTTTGTAACCGGTCACCGCGTCGATCGCCCGCCGATAGACGCGCATCTGCACGAAAAACCCCCGGTCGAAACAGTGGCGCTGTGGAGCCCGCGCGACGGTATCGTCAGCCCGCGCAGCGCTTGCGGCCGCGATGGCGAGCGCGACCGCGCGATTGCGCTGCGCTGCTCGCATCTGGGATTTGCCTATTCCCCTGAGTCGATCGCGGCCGTCTTGCGGGAACTCGATAGCGTCTGA
- a CDS encoding circularly permuted type 2 ATP-grasp protein: MSGQTANFDEMHKPDGSIRPAYGDYCDWFEEQDSDLMLRKHHEAERNFRRTGITFNVYGEDEAEERLIPFDMVPRVISAGEWRRLSRGIEQRVKALNAFLYDLYHRQEIIRSGRLPERLFRNNAAWLPHMVGFTPPGGVYTHITGIDLVRTGPDEFYVLEDNARTPSGVSYMLENRETMMQMFPDLFTRAAVETVSDYPRRLAKSLAACAPAMTKGRPVVAVLTPGIYNSAYYEHAFLADQMGAELVEGSDLRVIDGRVAMRTTSGYKPVDVIYRRVDDEFLDPLTFNPNSMLGVPGIMDVYRNGGITIANAPGTGVCDDKAVYSFMPEIVEFYTGEKPLLPNVETWRCAESDSLAYVLDNLEELVVKEVHGSGGYGMLIGPTASKAEIAMFRKKLEATPENYIAQPTLALSTCPIFTEQGLAPRHVDLRPYILVSPDGVDITPGGLTRVALEEGSLVVNSSQGGGTKDTWVLKD, encoded by the coding sequence ATGAGCGGACAGACCGCAAATTTCGACGAGATGCACAAGCCAGACGGTTCAATCCGTCCGGCTTACGGCGATTATTGCGACTGGTTCGAGGAACAGGATTCCGACCTGATGCTGCGCAAGCATCACGAGGCAGAGCGCAATTTTCGCCGCACCGGCATTACCTTCAACGTCTATGGAGAGGACGAGGCCGAGGAACGGCTCATTCCGTTCGACATGGTGCCGCGCGTGATCTCAGCAGGCGAATGGCGCCGCCTCAGCCGTGGGATCGAACAGCGTGTGAAGGCGCTCAACGCGTTTCTCTACGACCTCTATCACCGTCAGGAAATCATTCGCAGCGGCAGGCTGCCCGAACGGCTGTTCCGCAATAATGCGGCCTGGCTGCCCCACATGGTCGGCTTTACTCCGCCGGGCGGGGTCTACACCCATATCACCGGGATCGATCTGGTGCGCACCGGCCCGGACGAGTTTTACGTGCTGGAAGACAATGCACGGACCCCTTCGGGCGTCAGCTACATGCTCGAAAACCGCGAAACGATGATGCAGATGTTTCCGGACCTGTTTACCCGCGCTGCGGTTGAAACGGTGTCGGACTATCCTCGTCGTCTCGCCAAGAGCCTGGCTGCGTGTGCGCCCGCCATGACCAAGGGCCGCCCGGTCGTGGCCGTGCTGACCCCCGGCATCTACAATTCGGCCTATTACGAACACGCTTTCCTTGCCGACCAGATGGGCGCGGAGCTTGTCGAGGGTAGCGATCTGCGCGTAATAGACGGCCGTGTAGCGATGCGCACCACCAGCGGGTACAAGCCGGTAGACGTGATATATCGCCGGGTGGACGATGAATTCCTCGATCCGCTGACGTTCAACCCGAATTCCATGCTCGGCGTGCCGGGCATCATGGATGTCTATCGTAATGGCGGAATAACCATCGCCAATGCGCCGGGCACAGGGGTGTGCGACGACAAGGCGGTCTATTCCTTCATGCCGGAAATCGTCGAATTCTATACCGGCGAAAAACCGCTGCTGCCCAATGTCGAAACGTGGCGCTGCGCTGAAAGCGACTCGCTCGCTTATGTGCTCGACAATCTGGAAGAGCTGGTGGTCAAGGAAGTCCACGGTTCGGGCGGATACGGCATGTTGATCGGTCCCACCGCTTCCAAGGCGGAGATTGCCATGTTCCGCAAGAAGCTGGAGGCCACTCCCGAAAACTACATCGCGCAGCCGACGCTGGCGCTGAGCACTTGTCCGATCTTCACCGAGCAGGGGCTTGCCCCGCGGCACGTCGACCTGCGGCCCTATATCCTCGTTTCCCCCGATGGGGTGGATATCACGCCGGGCGGATTGACCCGGGTGGCGCTTGAAGAGGGCAGCCTGGTGGTCAATTCCTCGCAAGGCGGGGGCACCAAGGATACTTGGGTGCTGAAAGACTGA
- a CDS encoding transglutaminase family protein, with amino-acid sequence MRLKINHTTKYRFSEPVVHALQRLRLKPKETQGQKILNWDMEYTNAHQELEYEDQHYNTVTLLALESGAQEVVIACSGEVDTEDSAGVIGQHSGHLPLWSFKGQTPLTKPGDKIRKLVMELEQTRLQGVELLHRVSQLVLERVEYRTGTTGVTTGAEEAILQGSGVCQDHAHIFIGTARALDIPARYVSGYLMMNDRIDQEATHAWAEAHVDGLGWVGFDISNGISPDPRYVRVATGRDYRDAAPITGISFGTATEDLEVNVAVEQQHGQQ; translated from the coding sequence ATGCGCCTGAAGATCAACCACACCACAAAATACCGCTTCTCCGAACCGGTGGTCCACGCTCTTCAACGGCTGCGGCTCAAGCCGAAAGAGACGCAGGGGCAGAAAATCCTGAACTGGGACATGGAATATACCAATGCCCATCAGGAACTGGAGTATGAAGATCAGCACTATAATACGGTGACCTTGCTGGCTCTGGAATCGGGCGCACAGGAAGTAGTGATCGCCTGTAGCGGCGAAGTCGATACGGAAGACAGCGCTGGCGTGATCGGCCAGCATTCGGGCCATCTGCCGCTGTGGAGCTTCAAGGGACAGACGCCGCTGACCAAGCCCGGCGACAAGATCCGCAAGCTGGTGATGGAACTGGAACAGACCCGGTTGCAGGGGGTGGAACTACTTCACCGGGTTTCGCAACTCGTGCTGGAACGCGTGGAATATCGCACCGGGACAACCGGGGTAACCACCGGCGCGGAAGAGGCGATCCTGCAGGGGTCCGGCGTATGCCAGGATCATGCACACATCTTCATCGGTACTGCCCGCGCGCTCGATATCCCGGCGCGCTATGTCAGCGGATATTTGATGATGAACGACCGGATCGATCAGGAGGCGACCCACGCCTGGGCAGAGGCGCATGTCGATGGGCTGGGTTGGGTCGGGTTCGATATCTCCAATGGCATCAGCCCCGATCCGCGCTATGTTCGCGTGGCGACCGGGCGCGATTATAGGGATGCCGCACCGATAACCGGCATCAGCTTCGGCACGGCGACCGAAGATCTCGAGGTAAACGTCGCGGTCGAGCAGCAGCACGGCCAGCAATAA
- a CDS encoding DUF3617 domain-containing protein — translation MKNLAYVAPLLAIAITACGDEPSEPKSIDEVIEAASGMTQPLPGQYRSTTEMVSLEIPGAPEGMAERMKGMMGGQFTQTTTSCLTEEEASQGFEQQFRQLGEGMNGMKCDFDKFDVDGDDVDARMTCSGPQNLTATMEMEGTTGAERQTVDMNMQMRTSQIPGGEMNVALKVLTERVGDCT, via the coding sequence ATGAAAAACCTCGCTTATGTCGCCCCGCTTCTAGCCATTGCGATCACCGCTTGCGGCGACGAGCCGAGCGAGCCCAAATCTATCGACGAGGTGATCGAGGCGGCCAGTGGTATGACCCAGCCCTTGCCGGGCCAATATCGCTCGACCACCGAAATGGTGAGCCTGGAAATCCCCGGTGCTCCGGAGGGGATGGCCGAACGGATGAAGGGCATGATGGGCGGACAATTTACCCAGACCACCACATCCTGCCTGACCGAGGAAGAAGCGAGCCAGGGTTTCGAGCAGCAGTTTCGGCAGCTTGGCGAGGGCATGAACGGTATGAAATGCGATTTCGACAAGTTCGATGTCGATGGCGACGATGTCGATGCCCGGATGACCTGCAGCGGCCCGCAAAACTTGACCGCAACGATGGAAATGGAAGGCACTACCGGAGCGGAACGCCAGACCGTCGATATGAATATGCAGATGCGCACGTCGCAAATTCCGGGCGGCGAGATGAATGTCGCGCTGAAAGTGCTGACCGAGCGGGTTGGCGATTGCACCTGA
- a CDS encoding alpha-E domain-containing protein: protein MLGRTANGLFWMFRYLERAENTARLLDAGFRMALTRDLVTAEDEWRSVIRTAGLRQTYEAQNASYTGVQAWNFVLRDKHNPSSVLTMFENVRTNARMARNAISSEVWEAVNESWMQLCEMLGEPVGQNQLGEVLTHIRRAGTLIHGAMAGSVLRTEGFHFARAGTFIERGDSTARILDIKYYLLLPSLAYVGSRLDTGQWDTVLRSVSGDRAFRSINAGQIDAKGITEFLVLDERFPRSLAFCHSALRDELAALARIHGSEGSCNELMRESEMNLTDLTSDQIFEQGLHEFLIKFTNRNAAIAQAIGDDYRFLA from the coding sequence ATGTTAGGGCGCACCGCGAACGGATTGTTCTGGATGTTCCGCTATCTGGAGCGGGCAGAGAACACCGCGCGTTTGCTCGATGCGGGCTTCCGCATGGCGCTGACGCGTGACCTGGTCACAGCGGAAGACGAATGGCGATCGGTCATTCGCACGGCCGGTCTGCGGCAGACGTATGAAGCACAAAACGCCAGCTATACCGGCGTTCAGGCGTGGAATTTCGTGCTGCGCGACAAGCATAACCCGTCCAGCGTGCTGACCATGTTCGAAAATGTGCGAACCAATGCGCGGATGGCTCGCAACGCCATCAGCAGCGAGGTGTGGGAAGCCGTCAACGAAAGCTGGATGCAGCTTTGCGAAATGCTGGGTGAGCCGGTGGGCCAGAACCAGCTCGGCGAAGTTCTCACCCATATCCGCCGGGCAGGCACGCTGATCCACGGCGCGATGGCGGGCTCCGTCTTGCGCACGGAGGGGTTTCATTTCGCCCGCGCGGGTACGTTTATCGAACGCGGTGACAGCACGGCGCGTATCCTGGATATCAAATATTACCTGCTGCTGCCCTCGCTCGCCTATGTCGGCTCGCGGCTGGATACGGGGCAGTGGGACACGGTGCTGCGATCGGTATCGGGCGACCGGGCGTTCCGGTCGATCAATGCCGGCCAGATCGATGCCAAGGGGATCACCGAATTCCTGGTGCTCGACGAACGTTTTCCGCGCAGTCTGGCTTTCTGCCACTCGGCGCTGCGCGACGAATTGGCGGCGCTCGCCCGTATTCACGGCAGCGAGGGCAGCTGTAACGAATTGATGCGCGAGTCTGAAATGAATCTGACCGATCTTACCAGCGACCAGATATTCGAGCAGGGGCTGCACGAATTCCTGATCAAGTTCACCAACCGCAACGCTGCCATCGCGCAGGCGATTGGCGATGATTACAGGTTCCTCGCCTGA